The DNA window ACCCCGGACCGTCTGAACTACAGGAAGATGGCGCGCCTGACCGAGCTCTCGGCCGGTGTGTTGGAGCGTGCGGACAACGCCGGTCTCGACGAGTCCTCCGAGGCCGCCGATCCGGCATCATTCGAGGCCCGCACTTTCCGTCGTTCGCTCGGTGTTGCCTATCCCTTGTTCTGCAAGTGGGCGGGAGTTTCGGAGATCGACGACCGGGACTCGCTCGACCGGGTCGCCGGCAAACTGCTCGGCCTCGGGCTCTAGCGGGTCACGGATTCGCAGGACGGAGGTCGGCCAGCGACAGTTTGCGGGAGACCAGCTCGGTGCCTTCGGTGTCGACGGCGCGAAAGGTCACCGACGGCGTTTCTCCCCACTCGAAGGTCAGGAAACCCGCCTTGTCTCTGGCATGGATGACCGGTCCGACCCGGTTCCGATTGGCCGACTCCTTCTCGTCCTGATTGACGCCGGCGAAGGTGAACTCGACCGCATCGTAGCCGAAGCCTCCGGCCACTTCCGAGATCTCGGCGTAATGCTGGTCTCCGGATACGAGGAAGACTCCCTCGGTGGCCTTTTGTCGGATCAGGTCCAGCAGTCGTTGCTGCTCCTTGCCCGCCTTGGACCATGCTTCGAATGCCGAATCTTCGGTAAGCAGGACCTGTTGGCCCGAGACGATGACCCGGAATTCGGCCGGGCGCTCCAGCTCTTCGGCGAGCCACTTCCACTGCGTCTCGCTGAGCATCCGCGTCTTGTCCTTCGAGTAGCGGGTGTCGAGCATGATGACCTGCACGCGCTTTCCCGAAGGGCCGAAGACCCGAGCGCTGTAAACTCCCGGTCGGGCCCGCACGGCCGGATCATCCGGGAAGTTCCAGAAGTCCATGAAGATGGCCTTGCTCTCGTCGCGCTTCGGATAGCTCGCGCCCGAATTGTCCCAGCCGAAGTCGTGGTCGTCCCAGGTCGCCATCATCGGAATCGACTCCAAGGCCTTGAAATCGGGTCGCTTCGCGAGCGCGGCGTAGGCGGACTTCAGCTCCTCCATGTCGAGCGTGTCGCAGTAGAGATTGTCGCCCA is part of the Haloferula helveola genome and encodes:
- a CDS encoding alkaline phosphatase D family protein, which produces MSRWFTLLLTFPVILQAREVRDSDLAEPLESIGLIACLRHTKEAPALERYAVQEPDLLLWMGDNLYCDTLDMEELKSAYAALAKRPDFKALESIPMMATWDDHDFGWDNSGASYPKRDESKAIFMDFWNFPDDPAVRARPGVYSARVFGPSGKRVQVIMLDTRYSKDKTRMLSETQWKWLAEELERPAEFRVIVSGQQVLLTEDSAFEAWSKAGKEQQRLLDLIRQKATEGVFLVSGDQHYAEISEVAGGFGYDAVEFTFAGVNQDEKESANRNRVGPVIHARDKAGFLTFEWGETPSVTFRAVDTEGTELVSRKLSLADLRPANP